The Streptomyces armeniacus genomic interval GGGCCGCCGATGCCACGTCGAGCTGCGAACGGCCGCGGCGTTCACGCCAGCGCCGTACGAGGAGTCCGACCGGTTCCGTGGTTGCCATGCCCCGAGGCTGGCCGATGCGCCGCGCTGCGGCAATGACCTCGGAGGTTATCGACACCCGGCGGGTGCGGTCCGCACTGTTGCGGCAGCGGACCCCGCGGTCCGCCCCGCGGGGCGACGGGCCCCGTACGGGCCACGACGGAACGGAGTCAGGACGATGACCGAGACGACCACCGGGAGCACCACCGGCCCCGCCACCGGGAGCACCTCCGGGACGGCCGAGGAGACGGCCGACGAGACGGCGTACGGAGCGACCGTCGACCACTACGTACGGTTCTGGAACGCCGGAACCCCCGCCGAGCAGCGCGGCCTCGCCACCGCGACGTTCGCCGACGACGTCGGGTACTACGCGCCGGTCGGCGTCCTCTCCGGCGCACCAGCCCTGATCGGCTTCCACGACGAGTTCACGGAGCACATGGGCACCGTCGTGTTCCGGGCCCG includes:
- a CDS encoding isomerase; this encodes MTETTTGSTTGPATGSTSGTAEETADETAYGATVDHYVRFWNAGTPAEQRGLATATFADDVGYYAPVGVLSGAPALIGFHDEFTEHMGTVVFRARREPEIHHGRARLLWALDAAGKEPFATGTDVLVFDGDGRISTVTTFLDQAPEGFDPNAHH